In Castanea sativa cultivar Marrone di Chiusa Pesio chromosome 6, ASM4071231v1, a single window of DNA contains:
- the LOC142641114 gene encoding uncharacterized protein LOC142641114 isoform X2 translates to MRNALLQPMSSQLHRFGINQVQAPNLDVSMAMPMDSEVNVHGSGFCDNRLLGNESFTVPFGSLINYSYQSGYQSGGTSICTDIPQQLMLLSQKPSIPQFEEAMPNARKRPIEVNDLLPKTGTDILDNMMELKEWKRNKRNKTTTTEKQEQWQHEVRRAPMQIQEQRLHVPGRRSQKLSDKITALQKLVSPYGKTDTASVLQEASLYIKLLHGQIQNLFQLLSSSYKSSSQQPQEIGEQLDLRSKGLCLVPVSITQRVKMESPFDHDALCWKPITQSYRNV, encoded by the exons ATGAGGAATGCTCTTCTTCAACCCATGTCCTCACAGCTTCACAGATTTG GTATCAATCAAGTCCAGGCGCCAAATTTGGATGTCTCTATGGCTATGCCAATGGATAGCGAAGT AAACGTCCACGGCAGTGGCTTCTGTGACAACCGGCTATTGGGAAATGAAAGCTTTACTGTTCCTTTTGGGTCCCTTATCAACTATAGCTATCAATCAG GTTATCAATCTGGTGGTACCTCCATCTGTACTGACATTCCTCAGCAGTTGATGTTGCTTAGCCAGAAACCTTCAATTCCACAATTCGAAGAA GCCATGCCAAATGCAAGGAAACGTCCAATTGAGGTCAATGACTTATTGCCCAAAACAGGCACTGATATTCTTGATAACATGATGGAATTGAAAGAATGGAAGAGGAACAAGAGAAACAAGACCACAACCACTGAAAAACAAGAACAATGGCAACATGAAGTCAGAAGAGCACCAATGCAAATCCAAGAGCAAAGA TTACATGTGCCTGGGAGGAGAAGCCAAAAGCTTAGTGACAAGATCACAGCTCTTCAAAAGCTGGTCTCTCCGTATGGCAAG ACTGACACTGCATCAGTTCTTCAAGAGGCTTCTCTTTACATCAAGCTACTTCACGGACAAATTCAg AATTTGTTTCAATTGCTGAGTAGCTCATACAAAAGTTCAAGTCAACAACCG CAGGAAATTGGAGAACAGCTAGACCTAAGGAGCAAAGGGCTTTGCTTGGTACCTGTGTCAATTACTCAGAGAGTCAAAATGGAAAGCCCTTTTGATCATGATGCTCTGTGCTGGAAACCCATCACACAGAGTTATAGAAATGTCTAA
- the LOC142641114 gene encoding uncharacterized protein LOC142641114 isoform X1 — MRNALLQPMSSQLHRFGINQVQAPNLDVSMAMPMDSEVNVHGSGFCDNRLLGNESFTVPFGSLINYSYQSGYQSGGTSICTDIPQQLMLLSQKPSIPQFEEDLQAMPNARKRPIEVNDLLPKTGTDILDNMMELKEWKRNKRNKTTTTEKQEQWQHEVRRAPMQIQEQRLHVPGRRSQKLSDKITALQKLVSPYGKTDTASVLQEASLYIKLLHGQIQNLFQLLSSSYKSSSQQPQEIGEQLDLRSKGLCLVPVSITQRVKMESPFDHDALCWKPITQSYRNV; from the exons ATGAGGAATGCTCTTCTTCAACCCATGTCCTCACAGCTTCACAGATTTG GTATCAATCAAGTCCAGGCGCCAAATTTGGATGTCTCTATGGCTATGCCAATGGATAGCGAAGT AAACGTCCACGGCAGTGGCTTCTGTGACAACCGGCTATTGGGAAATGAAAGCTTTACTGTTCCTTTTGGGTCCCTTATCAACTATAGCTATCAATCAG GTTATCAATCTGGTGGTACCTCCATCTGTACTGACATTCCTCAGCAGTTGATGTTGCTTAGCCAGAAACCTTCAATTCCACAATTCGAAGAA GACTTGCAGGCCATGCCAAATGCAAGGAAACGTCCAATTGAGGTCAATGACTTATTGCCCAAAACAGGCACTGATATTCTTGATAACATGATGGAATTGAAAGAATGGAAGAGGAACAAGAGAAACAAGACCACAACCACTGAAAAACAAGAACAATGGCAACATGAAGTCAGAAGAGCACCAATGCAAATCCAAGAGCAAAGA TTACATGTGCCTGGGAGGAGAAGCCAAAAGCTTAGTGACAAGATCACAGCTCTTCAAAAGCTGGTCTCTCCGTATGGCAAG ACTGACACTGCATCAGTTCTTCAAGAGGCTTCTCTTTACATCAAGCTACTTCACGGACAAATTCAg AATTTGTTTCAATTGCTGAGTAGCTCATACAAAAGTTCAAGTCAACAACCG CAGGAAATTGGAGAACAGCTAGACCTAAGGAGCAAAGGGCTTTGCTTGGTACCTGTGTCAATTACTCAGAGAGTCAAAATGGAAAGCCCTTTTGATCATGATGCTCTGTGCTGGAAACCCATCACACAGAGTTATAGAAATGTCTAA
- the LOC142641114 gene encoding uncharacterized protein LOC142641114 isoform X4: MRNALLQPMSSQLHRFGINQVQAPNLDVSMAMPMDSEVNVHGSGFCDNRLLGNESFTVPFGSLINYSYQSGYQSGGTSICTDIPQQLMLLSQKPSIPQFEEAMPNARKRPIEVNDLLPKTGTDILDNMMELKEWKRNKRNKTTTTEKQEQWQHEVRRAPMQIQEQRLHVPGRRSQKLSDKITALQKLVSPYGKTDTASVLQEASLYIKLLHGQIQQEIGEQLDLRSKGLCLVPVSITQRVKMESPFDHDALCWKPITQSYRNV, translated from the exons ATGAGGAATGCTCTTCTTCAACCCATGTCCTCACAGCTTCACAGATTTG GTATCAATCAAGTCCAGGCGCCAAATTTGGATGTCTCTATGGCTATGCCAATGGATAGCGAAGT AAACGTCCACGGCAGTGGCTTCTGTGACAACCGGCTATTGGGAAATGAAAGCTTTACTGTTCCTTTTGGGTCCCTTATCAACTATAGCTATCAATCAG GTTATCAATCTGGTGGTACCTCCATCTGTACTGACATTCCTCAGCAGTTGATGTTGCTTAGCCAGAAACCTTCAATTCCACAATTCGAAGAA GCCATGCCAAATGCAAGGAAACGTCCAATTGAGGTCAATGACTTATTGCCCAAAACAGGCACTGATATTCTTGATAACATGATGGAATTGAAAGAATGGAAGAGGAACAAGAGAAACAAGACCACAACCACTGAAAAACAAGAACAATGGCAACATGAAGTCAGAAGAGCACCAATGCAAATCCAAGAGCAAAGA TTACATGTGCCTGGGAGGAGAAGCCAAAAGCTTAGTGACAAGATCACAGCTCTTCAAAAGCTGGTCTCTCCGTATGGCAAG ACTGACACTGCATCAGTTCTTCAAGAGGCTTCTCTTTACATCAAGCTACTTCACGGACAAATTCAg CAGGAAATTGGAGAACAGCTAGACCTAAGGAGCAAAGGGCTTTGCTTGGTACCTGTGTCAATTACTCAGAGAGTCAAAATGGAAAGCCCTTTTGATCATGATGCTCTGTGCTGGAAACCCATCACACAGAGTTATAGAAATGTCTAA
- the LOC142641114 gene encoding uncharacterized protein LOC142641114 isoform X3: MRNALLQPMSSQLHRFGINQVQAPNLDVSMAMPMDSEVNVHGSGFCDNRLLGNESFTVPFGSLINYSYQSGYQSGGTSICTDIPQQLMLLSQKPSIPQFEEDLQAMPNARKRPIEVNDLLPKTGTDILDNMMELKEWKRNKRNKTTTTEKQEQWQHEVRRAPMQIQEQRLHVPGRRSQKLSDKITALQKLVSPYGKTDTASVLQEASLYIKLLHGQIQQEIGEQLDLRSKGLCLVPVSITQRVKMESPFDHDALCWKPITQSYRNV, translated from the exons ATGAGGAATGCTCTTCTTCAACCCATGTCCTCACAGCTTCACAGATTTG GTATCAATCAAGTCCAGGCGCCAAATTTGGATGTCTCTATGGCTATGCCAATGGATAGCGAAGT AAACGTCCACGGCAGTGGCTTCTGTGACAACCGGCTATTGGGAAATGAAAGCTTTACTGTTCCTTTTGGGTCCCTTATCAACTATAGCTATCAATCAG GTTATCAATCTGGTGGTACCTCCATCTGTACTGACATTCCTCAGCAGTTGATGTTGCTTAGCCAGAAACCTTCAATTCCACAATTCGAAGAA GACTTGCAGGCCATGCCAAATGCAAGGAAACGTCCAATTGAGGTCAATGACTTATTGCCCAAAACAGGCACTGATATTCTTGATAACATGATGGAATTGAAAGAATGGAAGAGGAACAAGAGAAACAAGACCACAACCACTGAAAAACAAGAACAATGGCAACATGAAGTCAGAAGAGCACCAATGCAAATCCAAGAGCAAAGA TTACATGTGCCTGGGAGGAGAAGCCAAAAGCTTAGTGACAAGATCACAGCTCTTCAAAAGCTGGTCTCTCCGTATGGCAAG ACTGACACTGCATCAGTTCTTCAAGAGGCTTCTCTTTACATCAAGCTACTTCACGGACAAATTCAg CAGGAAATTGGAGAACAGCTAGACCTAAGGAGCAAAGGGCTTTGCTTGGTACCTGTGTCAATTACTCAGAGAGTCAAAATGGAAAGCCCTTTTGATCATGATGCTCTGTGCTGGAAACCCATCACACAGAGTTATAGAAATGTCTAA
- the LOC142639278 gene encoding small ribosomal subunit protein uS8z/uS8w has protein sequence MVRVSVLNDALKSMYNAEKRGKRQVMIRPSSKVIIKFLLVMQKHGYIGEFEYVDDHRAGKIVVELNGRLNKCGVISPRFDVGVKEIEGWTARLLPSRQFGYIVLTTSAGIMDHEEARRKNVGGKVLGFFY, from the exons ATGGTGAGAGTGAGTGTTTTGAATGATGCTCTTAAGAGCATGTACAATGCCGAGAAACGGGGGAAGCGCCAGGTCATGATCAGGCCATCAtcaaaagttatcatcaaatttcTTTTGGTTATGCAGAAGCATG GTTACATTGGCGAGTTTGAGTATGTTGATGACCACAGGGCTGGCAAAATTGTTGTTGAACTGAATGGGAGGCTAAACAAATGTGGCGTTATTAGTCCTCGTTTTGATGTGGGAGTCAAAGAGATTGAAGGTTGGACTGCAAGGTTGCTCCCCTCAAGACAG TTTGGTTATATTGTGTTGACTACTTCTGCTGGTATCATGGATCATGAAGAGGCCAGGAGAAAGAATGTTGGTGGTAAAGTGCTTGGATTTTTTTACTAG